A window from Montipora capricornis isolate CH-2021 chromosome 7, ASM3666992v2, whole genome shotgun sequence encodes these proteins:
- the LOC138057591 gene encoding beta-2 adrenergic receptor-like, translating to MVSSTIIADGSPLYKELATRSISSTIGESFLYAFIVFVGTLGNAAVLLVLYKNHRLRNITAYFVISLAISDVIMLDICAPFSLSVLIVGDWIFGYLICQIQGFLVLWVACASICTLALVAINRYFRIVKPSMYRVIFTSAKAKLIVLGGWIAALSTPLTYTAAGKDYVFQPGKFVCFFESKFSLLLLPGYIFIGISMVILIVCYLRVFKALKIHERTVAKNLRNGNTRKVSLSLEDIKVTKILFVTVVAFIFCWTPILVLEIVDNFLGSGWELNRETYYMYSIFGISSSAINPIIYGVMNPSYRRAYLRLLGIHRVGRVDVEVPANVHDDLRTKTGETHLRELNNSSVN from the exons ATGGTTTCTTCAACGATAATCGCAGACGGGTCCCCTCTTTATAAAGAACTCGCTACGCGCTCGATTTCCTCCACAATTGGCGAATCATTTTTATACGCTTTTATCGTATTCGTCGGCACTCTTGGTAACGCTGCAgtgttgttggttttgtatAAAAATCATCGACTTCGTAACATTACAGCTTATTTTGTAATTTCCTTGGCCATATCTGATGTCATCATGTTGGACATCTGTGCACCATTTTCTCTTAGTGTTCTAATCGTTGGAGATTGGATTTTTGGGTACCTTATTTGTCAGATCCAGGGATTCCTTGTTTTGTGGGTAGCTTGCGCTTCAATTTGCACCCTTGCTTTGGTAGCGATAAACCG GTATTTCCGCATCGTTAAACCCTCGATGTATAGAGTCATTTTCACTTCAGCCAAAGCCAAACTTATAGTCCTTGGAGGCTGGATTGCAGCCTTATCAACTCCTTTGACATACACCGCCGCTGGTAAGGATTACGTGTTTCAACCCGGGAAATTCGTTTGTTTCTTTGAGTCCAAGTTTTCGTTGCTGCTTCTTCCCGGCTACATCTTCATCGGAATATCAATGGTAATTTTGATCGTTTGCTACCTAAGAGTTTTCAAAGCGCTAAAAATCCATGAGAGAACTGTGGCAAAGAATCTCCGGAACGGAAATACAAGGAAGGTCTCTCTCTCATTAGAGGATATTAAAGTAACAAAAATCTTGTTTGTAACCGTGGTTGCCTTTATCTTCTGCTGGACTCCAATTTTAGTGCTGGAGATTGTGGATAACTTTCTCGGGTCgggatgggaattgaaccgcGAAACCTATTACATGTATAGTATATTTGGCATTTCCAGTTCAGCGATAAACCCTATCATTTATGGCGTCATGAATCCTTCTTATCGGAGAGCCTACTTAAGGTTGCTCGGAATTCATCGTGTGGGACGCGTAGACGTGGAAGTGCCAGCGAATGTACACGATGACCTAAGAACGAAGACTGGAGAAACACATTTGCGGGAACTGAACAATTCCTCAGTCAACTAa
- the LOC138057945 gene encoding melatonin receptor type 1A-like — protein sequence MLDLCAPFCIGVLIVGDWIFGYLICQIQGFRALWVACASLGTLALVAINRYFRIVKTSRYRVIFSSAKAKLIVLGGWIAALSTPLTYTAAGKDYLFQPGKLFCYFESKFSLLILPFYIFIGISMVILIVCYLRVFKALKIHERTVAKNLRNGNARKVSLSLEDIKVTKILFVTVVAFIFCWTPVLVVDVVDNFLGSGWELNRETYYMYSVFGITSSAINPIIYGVMNPSYRRAYLRLLGIHRVGRVDVEVPANVHDDPRTKTGETHLQELNNSSVN from the exons ATGTTGGACCTCTGCGCACCATTTTGTATTGGTGTCCTAATCGTTGGAGATTGGATTTTTGGATACCTTATTTGTCAGATTCAGGGATTCCGTGCTTTGTGGGTAGCTTGCGCGTCACTCGGCACCCTTGCTTTGGTAGCGATAAACCG GTATTTCCGCATCGTTAAAACCTCGAGGTATAGAGTCATTTTCTCTTCAGCCAAAGCCAAACTTATAGTCCTTGGAGGCTGGATTGCAGCCTTATCAACTCCTTTGACATACACCGCCGCTGGCAAGGATTACCTGTTTCAACCCGGGAAATTATTTTGTTACTTTGAGTCCAAGTTTTCGTTGCTGATTCTTCCATTCTACATCTTCATCGGAATATCAATGGTAATTTTGATCGTTTGCTACCTAAGAGTTTTCAAAGCGCTTAAAATCCATGAGAGAACTGTGGCAAAGAATCTCCGGAACGGAAATGCAAGGAAGGTCTCTCTCTCATTAGAGGAtattaaggtaacaaaaatctTGTTTGTAACCGTGGTTGCCTTTATCTTCTGCTGGACTCCAGTTTTAGTCGTGGATGTTGTGGATAACTTTCTCGGGTCgggatgggaattgaaccgcGAAACCTATTACATGTATAGTGTATTTGGCATTACCAGTTCAGCGATAAACCCTATCATTTACGGCGTCATGAATCCTTCTTATCGGAGAGCGTACTTAAGGTTGCTCGGAATTCATCGTGTGGGACGCGTAGACGTGGAAGTGCCAGCGAATGTACACGATGACCCAAGAACGAAGACTGGAGAAACACATTTGCAGGAACTGAACAATTCCTCAGTCAACTAa